A single Ptiloglossa arizonensis isolate GNS036 chromosome 2, iyPtiAriz1_principal, whole genome shotgun sequence DNA region contains:
- the Remo gene encoding remoulade isoform X2 has translation MKVALIFLVLTQARGKTIQTCPQYCTCKLGAQAEWLRVKCGNELQDIKSINIDIVSVELVQLDLSKNKIYIIEVNIFKNLTNLKRLDLSQNNITSISEGCFNGLGNLERLDLSKNQISTIDVYTFRKLSNLKRLDLSGNNISIIIPSLFHELLALERLKLNENKLTTLKEGTFSGLKSIKQLDLSNNPWRCDCELYWFSDWIHKSSIKLILAPKCASPVNVKGEFVKKLRYSENIQCQWLPPTIELRPVRNQVVFAGDSLTLKCRAPSITEDRNAKLSWLWYPNTTTEVVDLNTFTDPQNSLSNIKIDNRYLADSGIVDSSLSIVPVKEEHNGQWNCLLVSVNGNRSKAISIIVISDQTRYCPLAVTKNNKGIYTWPRTVVGWRAELPCEGNHLSSLMQMPSKASYYCNVTGYWENLNTELCPYISHTTKSLEQFSKVNLSLTKINLLETAKKLKNYTGHGIKVTDPVEVNFITQTIENYLHFLVEEKELGAILIDVISTVINLPKNILKRAEISFKSCTRLIKAIEKIVQFTPSIQSYKKNMALEEFRVKRSSFTGLICTWYSNAAFIGDSESKFLQCTTNNRTTPINIKDRIIEASIHLPASLLEYSQEVVAHQLMISVYSNNRLFPKIVKTDNMDITSCVIGSKLFGISVQNLTEPVYIMLRAPLYYYAGKKLLPVVWDETLNKSGGWTSNGCHLRNVLNNLIVFHCNRLGYYGLLQDTSYLDQDGNSITGAKFKYSNPAIYIGSIVTITCLIITCVTYIVCYTSITMPKKAKHCVINTWFAMALLSFSYSIGIHQTENIQICQGVGLTLHYLSLCSLLWMAVSASNMYKKFSKSDLGDIPDNELQDQPIPKPLLGLYLVGWGIAMIICGISGAINLREYAGYSYCFLTSGPALAALFLPAGILIIYLIIFHLLIKCAIQNVDVNAQLSEGTQATENMDLELLEPSTNISANRNSLHSAQVSSSIVDSEHSQITQLKGQIVMLILYLISWIAAAAATTKPLSAYISFDEIVFATLYSLFSSSLGVFVLFFYGIVRNDVRSQWLKMRCWLQKRKNRCCRTRSISDANPVIPTHPLVQHLVPPLSNSQATQVTSDSNSIGSSRCTNRSQTCNALKFTDIMSNQAVLPVGRKMANVNLVVLHRQQYRSNNSVTTYTEPTCVEMFYNPHQSGVARKFFRKQRRHTKNNNLGPRKQGDGGATSDAGSCISVPRPAAKLETVVVYQKKEVFQCALLLVMKVFFEM, from the exons ATGAAGGTTGCCCTCATATTCTTAGTTTTAACTCAAGCTAGAGGGAAAACAATTCAAACATGCCCACAGTATTGTACATGTAAACTTGGTGCACAAGCAGAATGGTTACGTGTTAAATGTGGCAACGAGTTGCAGGATATTAAAAGTATTAATATTGATATTGTTAGTGTGGAATTAGTACAATT GGATTTAAGTAAAAATAAGATTTATATCATTGAAgtcaatatatttaaaaatttaacaaatctcAAACGTTTAGACTTGTCACAAAACAATATAACATCTATTAGTGAAGGTTGTTTTAATGGACTTGGAAATTTAGAAAGACT GGATTTAAGTAAAAATCAAATCTCAACCATAGATGTTTATACATTTCGAAAATTATCAAACTTAAAAAGGCT TGATTTGTCAGGAAACAACATAAGCATTATAATACCATCATTATTTCATGAGTTACTGGCTTTAGAACGCTT gaaattaaatgaaaataagttAACAACTTTGAAAGAAGGTACCTTTTCTGGTCTGAAATCTATAAAGCAATT agATCTGTCTAATAATCCATGGAGATGTGATTGTGAATTATATTGGTTCAGTGATTGGATTCATAAGAGTTCTATTAAGTTAAT tcTTGCTCCAAAATGTGCATCACCTGTAAATGTTAAAGGTGAATTTGTGAAAAAATTAAGATATTCTGAAAATATCCAATGCCAATGGTTGCCTCCTACAATTGAACTTCGGCCAGTTCGTAATCAAGTAGTTTTTGCTGGAGATTCATTAACTTTAAAATGTAGAGCACCTAGTATTACAGAAGATAGAAATGCAAAATTGAGTTGGTTGTGGTATCCTAATACTACCACTGAAGTTGTGGATTTAAATACATTTACAGATCCACAAAATAGTTTAtctaatattaaaattgataataGATATCTTGCAGACAGTGGCATTGTAGACAG TTCTCTTAGTATTGTTCCAGTGAAAGAAGAGCATAATGGACAGTGGAATTGTTTGTTAGTTTCTGTAAATGGCAATAGATCTAAAGCGATTAGTATAATTGTTATTTCTGATCAAACTCGTTATTGTCCTTTAGCAG taACTAAAAACAATAAAGGCATTTATACATGGCCAAGAACTGTGGTAGGATGGAGAGCAGAATTACCTTGTGAAGGCAACCATTTATCTAGTTTAATGCAAATGCCTTCAAAAGCATCCTATTACTGTAATGTCACAGGTTATTGGGAAAATTTAAACACAGAATTATGTCCTTATATATCACACACAACAAAAAGTTTAGAACAATTTTCGAAGGTTAATCTTTCACTCACAAAGATTAATTTATtagaaactgcgaaaaaattaaaaaattacacagGACATGGCATAAAAGTAACTGATCCTGTTGAAGTCAATTTTATAACACAAactatagaaaattatttacacttcCTAGTTGAAGAAAAAGAACTTGGTGCTATATTAATCGATGTTATCAGCACAGTAATTAATTTACCAAAAAACATCTTAAAAAGAGccgaaatttctttcaaatcttGCACAAGACTAATAAAAGCTatagaaaaaattgtacaatttactcCATCTATACAATCTTACAAAAAAAATATGGCACTAGAGGAGTTCAGAGTAAAACGCAGTAGCTTTACAGGTTTAATATGTACATGGTATTCTAATGCTGCTTTTATTGGTGATTCGGAATCAAAATTCCTACAATGCACAACAAACAACAGAACTACTCCTATTAACATAAAAGACAGAATAATTGAAGCTTCAATACACTTACCTGCATCTCTATTAGAATATTCACAAGAAGTTGTTGCTCATCAACTAATGATTTCTGTGTATAGCAATAATAGATTGTTTCCTAAAATAGTTAAGACTGATAATATGGATATTACATCGTGTGTTATTGGAAGCAAATTAT ttgGAATATCAGTACAAAATTTAACTGAGCCAGTGTATATCATGTTAAGAGCACCTTTATATTACTATGccggaaaaaaattattaccagTCGTTTGGGATGAAACTCTGAATAAATCAGGTGGTTGGACAAGTAATGGATGTCATTTAAGAAATGTATTGAACAATTTAATAGTATTTCATTGTAATCGATTGGGATATTATGGACTTTTACAAGATACTTCATACCTTGATCAAGATGGTAACAG tatAACTGGAGCAAAATTTAAATACTCAAATCCAGCAATATATATTGGAAGTATTGTAACAATAACATGCTTAATTATTACTTGTGTAACATATATTGTTTGTTACACCTCAATCACTATGCCTAAAAAAGCAAAACATTGTGTCATTAATACTTGGTTTGCAATGGCATTATTATCATTCTCTTATAGCATTGGTATTCATCAAACAGAAAATATTCAGATTTGCCAAGGTGTTGGTTTAACACTACATTACTTGTCTTTATGTTCCTTATTATGGATGGCAGTATCGGCTAG TAATATGTacaaaaaattttctaaatcagaCCTTGGAGATATTCCAGATAATGAACTGCAGGATCAACCAATACCAAAACCATTATTAGGTCTTTATTTAGTTGGTTGGGGTATAGCTATGATAATTTGCGGTATATCTGGAGCAATAAATCTACGAGAATATGCAGGATATTCATATTGCTTCCTCACATCTGGTCCTGCACTTGCTGCTCTCTTTCTTCCAGCTGGAATCCTAATTATATATctgattatttttcatttgctTATTAAATGCGCAATTCAGAATGTTGATGTGAATGCTCAGTTATCTGAAGGTACACAAGCTACGGAGAACATGGATTTAGAATTATTAGAACCAAGCACAAATATATCTGCAAATAGAAATAGTTTACACAGTGCACAAGTTTCTTCCAGTATTGTGGATTCAGAACATTCTCAAATAACACAGTTAAAAGGTCAAATTGTtatgttaattttatatttaatatcatGGATTGCAGCAGCGGCAGCAACCACAAAACCATTAAGTGCATATATTTCTTTTGACGAAATTGTATTTGCTACTTTATATTCTCTTTTTTCAAGTTCACTTggtgtatttgtacttttcttttATGGAATTGTACGAAATGATGTTAGATCACAGTGGTTAAAAATGCGTTGCTGGCTTCAAAAGCGAAAAAATAGATGTTGTAGGACAAGGAGCATTTCTGACGCAAATCCTGTAATCCCAACACATCCTTTAGTACAACATTTGGTACCTCCATTGTCTAATTCTCAAGCTACTCAAGTAACATCTGATTCAAATTCCATTGGCTCATCAAGATGTACTAACAGATCACAAACctgtaatgctttaaaatttacAGATATTATGAGCAATCAAGCGGTTTTACCTGTTGGTAGAAAAATGGCAAACGTAAATTTAGTTGTATTACATCGACAACAATACAGATCTAACAATTCTGTTACAACATATACTGAACCAACTTGTGTCGAAATGTTTTACAATCCTCATCAAAGTGGAGTTGCTAGAAAATTCTTTAGAAAACAGCGTCGTCATACAAAAAACAATAATCTCGGTCCTAGAAAACAAGGCGATGGTGGTGCTACAAGTGATGCTGGTAGTTGCATTTCTGTACCGCGACCTGCTGCAAAATTAGAAA CGGTGGTAGTATATCAGAAGAAAGAAGTGTTCCAATGCGCTTTGTTATTGGTCATGAAAGTCTTCTTCGAAATGTGA
- the Remo gene encoding remoulade isoform X1, whose product MKVALIFLVLTQARGKTIQTCPQYCTCKLGAQAEWLRVKCGNELQDIKSINIDIVSVELVQLDLSKNKIYIIEVNIFKNLTNLKRLDLSQNNITSISEGCFNGLGNLERLDLSKNQISTIDVYTFRKLSNLKRLDLSGNNISIIIPSLFHELLALERLKLNENKLTTLKEGTFSGLKSIKQLDLSNNPWRCDCELYWFSDWIHKSSIKLILAPKCASPVNVKGEFVKKLRYSENIQCQWLPPTIELRPVRNQVVFAGDSLTLKCRAPSITEDRNAKLSWLWYPNTTTEVVDLNTFTDPQNSLSNIKIDNRYLADSGIVDSSLSIVPVKEEHNGQWNCLLVSVNGNRSKAISIIVISDQTRYCPLAVTKNNKGIYTWPRTVVGWRAELPCEGNHLSSLMQMPSKASYYCNVTGYWENLNTELCPYISHTTKSLEQFSKVNLSLTKINLLETAKKLKNYTGHGIKVTDPVEVNFITQTIENYLHFLVEEKELGAILIDVISTVINLPKNILKRAEISFKSCTRLIKAIEKIVQFTPSIQSYKKNMALEEFRVKRSSFTGLICTWYSNAAFIGDSESKFLQCTTNNRTTPINIKDRIIEASIHLPASLLEYSQEVVAHQLMISVYSNNRLFPKIVKTDNMDITSCVIGSKLFGISVQNLTEPVYIMLRAPLYYYAGKKLLPVVWDETLNKSGGWTSNGCHLRNVLNNLIVFHCNRLGYYGLLQDTSYLDQDGNSITGAKFKYSNPAIYIGSIVTITCLIITCVTYIVCYTSITMPKKAKHCVINTWFAMALLSFSYSIGIHQTENIQICQGVGLTLHYLSLCSLLWMAVSASNMYKKFSKSDLGDIPDNELQDQPIPKPLLGLYLVGWGIAMIICGISGAINLREYAGYSYCFLTSGPALAALFLPAGILIIYLIIFHLLIKCAIQNVDVNAQLSEGTQATENMDLELLEPSTNISANRNSLHSAQVSSSIVDSEHSQITQLKGQIVMLILYLISWIAAAAATTKPLSAYISFDEIVFATLYSLFSSSLGVFVLFFYGIVRNDVRSQWLKMRCWLQKRKNRCCRTRSISDANPVIPTHPLVQHLVPPLSNSQATQVTSDSNSIGSSRCTNRSQTCNALKFTDIMSNQAVLPVGRKMANVNLVVLHRQQYRSNNSVTTYTEPTCVEMFYNPHQSGVARKFFRKQRRHTKNNNLGPRKQGDGGATSDAGSCISVPRPAAKLESNIDQTILSTSAKVNNTNIHVELNPINDIKNVNILSDSGGSISEERSVPMRFVIGHESLLRNVRKINNNCRLQDPISVNTVLNSPRNSSCQKLEVINTISHDSDIDIKTDEEKHLRNVSQQCSLEYSSEIESTTQITSEKSDHNLPEIYETVETAVEEKFVRKRCQSINESHETGERYCKTNLKWLSSSNSMYCLPIDTTKSLRNNYHSSLNDISSLIGSKNCKYLKPSFTNLQSIASSNLYDQVSLSQKSLNQSELSFSEVNSLTSDNTHNLETTRAHVNSSVNIECMSNGCTNEYNFCFTAEVTLPSLNHTNVSQDSKEKTTNSLTDIRSLMSSSCNIVKSFDSGNDMENVSKNTNLDSLQHLEVSKIYLKNPNIYLQVAKKETSV is encoded by the exons ATGAAGGTTGCCCTCATATTCTTAGTTTTAACTCAAGCTAGAGGGAAAACAATTCAAACATGCCCACAGTATTGTACATGTAAACTTGGTGCACAAGCAGAATGGTTACGTGTTAAATGTGGCAACGAGTTGCAGGATATTAAAAGTATTAATATTGATATTGTTAGTGTGGAATTAGTACAATT GGATTTAAGTAAAAATAAGATTTATATCATTGAAgtcaatatatttaaaaatttaacaaatctcAAACGTTTAGACTTGTCACAAAACAATATAACATCTATTAGTGAAGGTTGTTTTAATGGACTTGGAAATTTAGAAAGACT GGATTTAAGTAAAAATCAAATCTCAACCATAGATGTTTATACATTTCGAAAATTATCAAACTTAAAAAGGCT TGATTTGTCAGGAAACAACATAAGCATTATAATACCATCATTATTTCATGAGTTACTGGCTTTAGAACGCTT gaaattaaatgaaaataagttAACAACTTTGAAAGAAGGTACCTTTTCTGGTCTGAAATCTATAAAGCAATT agATCTGTCTAATAATCCATGGAGATGTGATTGTGAATTATATTGGTTCAGTGATTGGATTCATAAGAGTTCTATTAAGTTAAT tcTTGCTCCAAAATGTGCATCACCTGTAAATGTTAAAGGTGAATTTGTGAAAAAATTAAGATATTCTGAAAATATCCAATGCCAATGGTTGCCTCCTACAATTGAACTTCGGCCAGTTCGTAATCAAGTAGTTTTTGCTGGAGATTCATTAACTTTAAAATGTAGAGCACCTAGTATTACAGAAGATAGAAATGCAAAATTGAGTTGGTTGTGGTATCCTAATACTACCACTGAAGTTGTGGATTTAAATACATTTACAGATCCACAAAATAGTTTAtctaatattaaaattgataataGATATCTTGCAGACAGTGGCATTGTAGACAG TTCTCTTAGTATTGTTCCAGTGAAAGAAGAGCATAATGGACAGTGGAATTGTTTGTTAGTTTCTGTAAATGGCAATAGATCTAAAGCGATTAGTATAATTGTTATTTCTGATCAAACTCGTTATTGTCCTTTAGCAG taACTAAAAACAATAAAGGCATTTATACATGGCCAAGAACTGTGGTAGGATGGAGAGCAGAATTACCTTGTGAAGGCAACCATTTATCTAGTTTAATGCAAATGCCTTCAAAAGCATCCTATTACTGTAATGTCACAGGTTATTGGGAAAATTTAAACACAGAATTATGTCCTTATATATCACACACAACAAAAAGTTTAGAACAATTTTCGAAGGTTAATCTTTCACTCACAAAGATTAATTTATtagaaactgcgaaaaaattaaaaaattacacagGACATGGCATAAAAGTAACTGATCCTGTTGAAGTCAATTTTATAACACAAactatagaaaattatttacacttcCTAGTTGAAGAAAAAGAACTTGGTGCTATATTAATCGATGTTATCAGCACAGTAATTAATTTACCAAAAAACATCTTAAAAAGAGccgaaatttctttcaaatcttGCACAAGACTAATAAAAGCTatagaaaaaattgtacaatttactcCATCTATACAATCTTACAAAAAAAATATGGCACTAGAGGAGTTCAGAGTAAAACGCAGTAGCTTTACAGGTTTAATATGTACATGGTATTCTAATGCTGCTTTTATTGGTGATTCGGAATCAAAATTCCTACAATGCACAACAAACAACAGAACTACTCCTATTAACATAAAAGACAGAATAATTGAAGCTTCAATACACTTACCTGCATCTCTATTAGAATATTCACAAGAAGTTGTTGCTCATCAACTAATGATTTCTGTGTATAGCAATAATAGATTGTTTCCTAAAATAGTTAAGACTGATAATATGGATATTACATCGTGTGTTATTGGAAGCAAATTAT ttgGAATATCAGTACAAAATTTAACTGAGCCAGTGTATATCATGTTAAGAGCACCTTTATATTACTATGccggaaaaaaattattaccagTCGTTTGGGATGAAACTCTGAATAAATCAGGTGGTTGGACAAGTAATGGATGTCATTTAAGAAATGTATTGAACAATTTAATAGTATTTCATTGTAATCGATTGGGATATTATGGACTTTTACAAGATACTTCATACCTTGATCAAGATGGTAACAG tatAACTGGAGCAAAATTTAAATACTCAAATCCAGCAATATATATTGGAAGTATTGTAACAATAACATGCTTAATTATTACTTGTGTAACATATATTGTTTGTTACACCTCAATCACTATGCCTAAAAAAGCAAAACATTGTGTCATTAATACTTGGTTTGCAATGGCATTATTATCATTCTCTTATAGCATTGGTATTCATCAAACAGAAAATATTCAGATTTGCCAAGGTGTTGGTTTAACACTACATTACTTGTCTTTATGTTCCTTATTATGGATGGCAGTATCGGCTAG TAATATGTacaaaaaattttctaaatcagaCCTTGGAGATATTCCAGATAATGAACTGCAGGATCAACCAATACCAAAACCATTATTAGGTCTTTATTTAGTTGGTTGGGGTATAGCTATGATAATTTGCGGTATATCTGGAGCAATAAATCTACGAGAATATGCAGGATATTCATATTGCTTCCTCACATCTGGTCCTGCACTTGCTGCTCTCTTTCTTCCAGCTGGAATCCTAATTATATATctgattatttttcatttgctTATTAAATGCGCAATTCAGAATGTTGATGTGAATGCTCAGTTATCTGAAGGTACACAAGCTACGGAGAACATGGATTTAGAATTATTAGAACCAAGCACAAATATATCTGCAAATAGAAATAGTTTACACAGTGCACAAGTTTCTTCCAGTATTGTGGATTCAGAACATTCTCAAATAACACAGTTAAAAGGTCAAATTGTtatgttaattttatatttaatatcatGGATTGCAGCAGCGGCAGCAACCACAAAACCATTAAGTGCATATATTTCTTTTGACGAAATTGTATTTGCTACTTTATATTCTCTTTTTTCAAGTTCACTTggtgtatttgtacttttcttttATGGAATTGTACGAAATGATGTTAGATCACAGTGGTTAAAAATGCGTTGCTGGCTTCAAAAGCGAAAAAATAGATGTTGTAGGACAAGGAGCATTTCTGACGCAAATCCTGTAATCCCAACACATCCTTTAGTACAACATTTGGTACCTCCATTGTCTAATTCTCAAGCTACTCAAGTAACATCTGATTCAAATTCCATTGGCTCATCAAGATGTACTAACAGATCACAAACctgtaatgctttaaaatttacAGATATTATGAGCAATCAAGCGGTTTTACCTGTTGGTAGAAAAATGGCAAACGTAAATTTAGTTGTATTACATCGACAACAATACAGATCTAACAATTCTGTTACAACATATACTGAACCAACTTGTGTCGAAATGTTTTACAATCCTCATCAAAGTGGAGTTGCTAGAAAATTCTTTAGAAAACAGCGTCGTCATACAAAAAACAATAATCTCGGTCCTAGAAAACAAGGCGATGGTGGTGCTACAAGTGATGCTGGTAGTTGCATTTCTGTACCGCGACCTGCTGCAAAATTAGAAAGTAATATAGACCAAACTATCTTAAGTACTAGTGCAAaagtaaataatacaaatattcatGTCGAGCTAAATCCAATAAATGATATTAAAAACGTTAACATTCTCTCCGATAGCGGTGGTAGTATATCAGAAGAAAGAAGTGTTCCAATGCGCTTTGTTATTGGTCATGAAAGTCTTCTTCGAAATGTGAGGAAAATCAATAACAATTGCAGATTGCAAGATCCTATAAGCGTTAACACAGTATTAAATTCTCCAAGAAATAGTTCTTGTCAAAAATTAGaagtaataaatacaatttcgcATGATTCGGATATAGATATCAAAACTGATGAAGAAAAACATTTGCGAAATGTTTCACAACAATGCAGTTTAGAATATAGTTCTGAAATAGAATCTACTACCCAGATAACTAGTGAGAAAAGTGATCATAATTTACCAGAAATTTATGAAACTGTAGAGACAGCTgtagaagaaaaatttgtaagaaaaagATGTCAAAGTATCAATGAGTCTCATGAAACAGGAGAACGATAttgtaaaacaaatttaaaatggTTGTCTAGTTCTAATAGTATGTACTGTCTTCCAATAGACACTACAAAATCATTAAGAAATAATTATCATAGTTCATTGAATGATATTTCGTCCCTTATTGGTTcaaaaaattgcaaatatttaaaaccatcatttacaaatttacaaagcaTTGCAAGTTCAAATTTGTATGATCAAGTTTCTCTTTCACAAAAATCACTTAATCAGTCAGAATTATCATTTTCTGAAGTAAATAGTTTAACTAGTGATAACACACATAATTTAGAGACCACCAGGGCACATGTTAATTCTTCAGTGAATATTGAATGTATGTCTAATGGGTGCACcaatgaatacaatttttgttttacTGCAGAAGTGACTTTACCTAGTTTAAATCATACTAATGTTTCACAAGATTCTAAAGAAAAGACTACTAACTCTTTGACTGACATTAGATCACTTATGTCAAGTTCTTGCAATATTGTAAAAAGTTTTGATTCAGGCAATGACATGGAAAATGTaagcaaaaatacaaacttaGATAGTTTACAACATCTTGAAGTCAGTAaaatatacttgaaaaatcCAAATATTTATCTACAAGTagccaaaaaagaaacaagtgtttaa